From the Myripristis murdjan chromosome 14, fMyrMur1.1, whole genome shotgun sequence genome, one window contains:
- the zar1l gene encoding protein ZAR1-like, producing MEGFVSTVLPYNASGNPACGPFLQGSSWAKREGRFMTPQGLNYLELCKAILSQVNPVVPAKAAKGNTKECGVQVNAKVEKTIQCSLGPKTLFSRDDENPASFKSPKSLDSSMSHGKARCNTPVDRMRFLRPVSIYSPVFDRRICLRKVSDDEESEAQVEAVEKPERDSDSEADQAELKELNAPPHRAPRGSNFQFLEQRYGFFHCRKCNIRWESAYVWCISGTSKVYYRQLCRKCQVGLNPYKVESVLCKACSKTSCCCEKKQRHINMRRPHRQDLCCRCKGMKLSCDATYSFKYII from the exons ATGGAGGGGTTCGTGTCCACGGTTTTACCATACAATGCCAGTGGCAACCCGGCCTGCGGTCCCTTCCTCCAGGGCAGCAGCTGGGCCAAGAGAGAGGGCCGCTTCATGACCCCCCAGGGCCTCAATTACCTGGAGCTCTGCAAGGCCATCCTGTCCCAAGTCAACCCTGTCGTGCCCGCCAAAGCCGCGAAAGGAAACACGAAAGAGTGCGGCGTGCAAGTGAATGCAAAAGTGGAGAAAACCATCCAGTGCTCGCTTGGCCCCAAAACACTGTTCTCCCGGGATGACGAAAACCCAGCCTCGTTCAAGTCCCCGAAAAGCCTGGATTCGTCCATGTCACACGGAAAGGCGCGGTGCAACACACCGGTGGACCGCATGCGGTTTTTGCGGCCCGTTTCGATCTACTCTCCGGTGTTTGATCGCAGAATCTGTCTGAGGAAAGTTAGTGATGACGAGGAGAGTGAGGCTCAAGTTGAAGCCGTCGAGAAACCTGAGCGCGACAGCGACTCGGAGGCGGATCAAGCCGAGCTAAAGGAGTTAAATGCGCCCCCACATCGGGCACCCAGGGGGTCCAACTTTCAG tTTCTGGAGCAGAGGTATGGCTTTTTCCACTGCAGAAAATGCAACATCCGGTGGGAGAGTGCTTATGTGTGGTGCATCTCTGGAACCAGTAAG GTGTACTACAGGCAGCTCTGCAGGAAGTGTCAGGTGGGGCTCAATCCCTACAAAGTGGAGTCCGTTCTCTGCAAG GCCTGTTCCAAGACCTCCTGCTGCTGTGAGAAGAAGCAGAGGCACATAAACATGAGGCGGCCTCACCGCCAGGACCTGTGCTGTCGCTGCAAGGGCATGAAGCTGTCTTGTGACGCCACCTATAGCTTCAAATACATCATCTGA